In one window of Mucilaginibacter auburnensis DNA:
- a CDS encoding APC family permease, with protein MAKTTDQPKLKHSLGLLDGTMLVAGSMIGSGIFIVAADIIRYVGSAGWLIAVWLITGFMTLTAAVSYGELSAMYPKAGGQYTYLKEAYNKFVAFLYGWSLFSVIQTGTIAAVGVAFSKFAAYLIPAVSEDHILFTTMIGSWQFKLNAAQCVSIVLIIFLTYINTRGVKSGKLIQNTFTVTKLASLFGLIIFGFIMLKGDVWTANWTNAWDIHQLNKDGSTLPYTTAAALGAIAAAMVGSIFSSDAWNNVTFIAGEMRNPQRNVGLSLFFGTLIVTVIYVSINLVYTGVLPLIDIANAEKDRVAVEASKVIFGNVGTLIIALMIMVSTFGCNNGLIMSGARVYYTMAKDGLFFKRTGTLNEFAVPSFGLWIQCLIACILCLSGKYGDLLDMISLVAVIFYMLTIIGIFILRAKQPNAERPYKAFGYPVLPALYIILGLAFCVLLLMYKPEYSRGGLIIVLIGVPIYFLANRYFTHGEEEVSST; from the coding sequence ATGGCTAAAACAACTGATCAACCTAAACTAAAACACTCCCTTGGCCTGCTTGATGGCACCATGCTGGTAGCCGGCTCCATGATCGGCTCGGGTATATTTATAGTTGCTGCAGATATCATTCGCTATGTTGGTTCGGCTGGTTGGCTCATAGCTGTTTGGCTCATTACCGGTTTCATGACCCTTACCGCTGCCGTTAGTTATGGCGAACTCAGCGCCATGTACCCCAAAGCCGGCGGACAATACACTTACCTTAAAGAGGCTTATAATAAGTTTGTTGCTTTTTTATACGGATGGAGTTTGTTTTCGGTTATACAAACCGGAACAATTGCCGCGGTTGGTGTAGCCTTTTCAAAATTTGCGGCTTATTTGATACCTGCCGTTAGCGAGGACCATATTTTATTTACCACCATGATAGGCTCATGGCAGTTTAAACTCAATGCCGCGCAGTGTGTATCTATTGTACTTATCATCTTCCTCACGTATATCAACACCCGCGGCGTTAAAAGCGGCAAACTCATTCAAAATACGTTTACGGTAACTAAACTGGCCAGCCTATTCGGTTTGATAATTTTTGGTTTTATAATGTTGAAAGGCGATGTATGGACCGCTAACTGGACCAATGCCTGGGATATACATCAGTTAAACAAAGACGGCTCAACCCTGCCCTATACTACTGCCGCCGCTTTAGGCGCTATTGCAGCAGCCATGGTGGGTTCTATTTTTAGCAGCGACGCCTGGAACAACGTAACCTTCATTGCCGGCGAGATGCGTAACCCGCAACGCAATGTTGGCTTAAGTTTGTTTTTCGGCACGCTGATAGTTACCGTTATTTATGTGAGCATAAACCTGGTGTATACCGGCGTGCTACCTTTAATAGACATAGCCAATGCGGAGAAAGACCGTGTTGCGGTTGAGGCATCAAAAGTAATATTTGGCAACGTGGGTACGCTTATTATCGCGCTGATGATCATGGTATCCACCTTTGGCTGTAATAACGGCTTGATCATGTCGGGTGCGCGGGTGTATTATACCATGGCTAAGGATGGTTTATTTTTTAAACGTACCGGCACTTTGAATGAGTTTGCAGTACCCAGCTTCGGCCTGTGGATACAATGTTTAATTGCCTGTATATTATGCCTGAGCGGTAAATATGGCGATCTGTTAGATATGATATCATTGGTAGCCGTGATTTTCTACATGCTTACCATCATAGGCATATTTATACTTCGCGCCAAGCAACCCAATGCAGAGCGCCCTTATAAAGCATTTGGATATCCCGTGTTACCGGCGCTTTATATTATATTGGGACTGGCGTTTTGTGTGTTATTGCTAATGTACAAACCGGAATATTCAAGAGGGGGATTAATAATAGTTTTAATTGGTGTGCCAATATACTTTTTGGCCAACCGTTACTTTACTCATGGAGAAGAAGAGGTTAGCAGCACTTAG
- a CDS encoding RsmB/NOP family class I SAM-dependent RNA methyltransferase → MKAINQLKTFQRILDEYPAETPLGKFLPGFYRQNKQMGSNDRKVAGRLVYNYFRLGRALSALPADERVVVAEFLCNTQVNSFLQHFKPDWAACVGFEIKEKISIVKKTYPAFDINDVFPWINEVSEEIDKEALLLSFFVQPDLFIRTNPNFDHLVRADLNKAAIVFKDEGNGCLALPNGTKLETVITNPNWYVVQDRSSQQTAQYFKPQKWEAWWDACAASGGKSLLLHGLEPTIKLVVSDIRESILANLDERFRSAGLLKYQKKQLDLTGNVDQELYNYAFDGIILDAPCSGSGTWGRTPEMIAQFDTHKIEFFQRLQKTIAANVIKYLKPGQPLIYITCSAFKAENEDVVKYLVEEKGLELEEMQVLKGYEHKADTMFVARLHIPAS, encoded by the coding sequence ATGAAAGCGATAAACCAGCTCAAAACATTTCAGCGAATTTTGGATGAGTATCCGGCCGAAACGCCTTTAGGTAAGTTTCTACCTGGCTTTTACCGCCAAAATAAACAAATGGGCTCCAACGACCGTAAGGTTGCCGGCCGACTGGTTTATAATTATTTCCGCCTGGGCAGGGCATTAAGTGCCTTACCTGCAGATGAGCGCGTGGTAGTTGCAGAGTTTTTATGCAATACACAGGTCAACTCCTTTTTACAACACTTCAAACCAGATTGGGCAGCTTGCGTGGGTTTCGAAATTAAGGAGAAGATCAGCATTGTTAAAAAGACTTATCCTGCTTTTGACATCAACGATGTATTTCCCTGGATAAATGAGGTTTCGGAAGAAATTGATAAAGAAGCTTTGCTTCTCTCCTTTTTCGTGCAGCCAGATCTGTTTATCAGAACCAACCCCAACTTCGATCATTTAGTTCGTGCTGATCTGAACAAAGCAGCCATCGTTTTTAAAGACGAAGGAAACGGTTGTCTGGCTTTACCCAACGGCACTAAGCTGGAAACGGTAATTACTAACCCCAACTGGTATGTAGTACAAGACAGGTCCTCGCAACAAACCGCCCAATATTTTAAGCCCCAAAAATGGGAAGCCTGGTGGGATGCCTGCGCGGCATCTGGCGGGAAATCATTACTGCTGCACGGTTTAGAGCCTACGATAAAACTGGTTGTATCAGATATCCGCGAATCTATTTTAGCCAATCTGGATGAACGTTTTCGCTCCGCCGGATTGTTGAAATACCAAAAGAAGCAACTGGACCTTACCGGCAACGTTGACCAGGAATTATACAATTATGCCTTTGATGGCATAATACTGGACGCCCCATGCAGTGGCTCGGGCACCTGGGGTCGAACTCCCGAAATGATAGCGCAGTTTGATACCCACAAAATTGAGTTCTTTCAGCGGCTGCAAAAAACCATAGCTGCTAACGTTATCAAATATCTGAAGCCTGGTCAGCCGCTTATTTACATTACTTGCTCGGCTTTTAAAGCGGAGAATGAGGATGTGGTTAAATATCTTGTTGAAGAAAAAGGCTTAGAACTGGAAGAAATGCAGGTTTTAAAGGGTTATGAGCACAAGGCGGACACCATGTTTGTGGCGAGGTTACACATCCCGGCCTCCTAA
- a CDS encoding sodium-translocating pyrophosphatase gives MEFLNTYLIYLIPVFGLVGILFMATKSAWVSKQDAGSGDMAQLSGYIADGAMAFLRAEWKILGYFVVVAGILLAWSGTTVENSSPIIAVSFLIGAFLSAFAGYLGMRIATKANVRTTQAAKTSLAQALKVSFTGGTVMGLGVAGLAIIGLGSLFIVFYTMYVKSVGGNVNGHEMEKALEVLAGFSLGAESIALFARVGGGIYTKAADVGADLVGKVEAGIPEDDVRNPATIADNVGDNVGDVAGMGADLFGSYVATMLATMVLGREIVSNDNMGGIAPVLLPMVIAGLGLIFSIVGAAFVRIKSENDSVQNALNIGNWASIVLTAIATYFVVQWMLPEEAMHLNREKEGALVEFTKNGVFGAIVVGLVVGTLMSIITEYYTAMGKRPVLSIIKQSSTGHATNIIGGLAIGMESTVLPIIVLAAGIYGSYYFAGLYGVAIAAAGMMATTAMQLAIDAFGPIADNAGGIAEMSQLPPEVRHRTDNLDAVGNTTAATGKGFAIASAALTSLALFAAFVGVAGISHIDIYKADVLAGLFVGGMIPFIFSALCISAVGRAAMAMVEEVRRQFREIPGIMEYKAKPEYEKCVAISTQASIREMVAPGLIALITPIIIGFAFGPEVLGGLLAGVTVSGVLMGIFQSNAGGAWDNAKKSFEKGCEINGEIYYKKSEPHKASVTGDTVGDPFKDTSGPSMNILIKLMSIVSLVIAPHLSSPTGEIAAKSKLHNTTVQTEHVIKVDNKI, from the coding sequence ATGGAGTTTTTAAACACTTACTTAATTTACCTTATTCCCGTATTTGGTTTAGTGGGAATACTATTTATGGCCACCAAATCGGCCTGGGTTAGCAAGCAGGATGCAGGCAGTGGCGACATGGCCCAGCTTTCCGGTTACATTGCAGATGGGGCAATGGCTTTTTTGCGCGCCGAGTGGAAAATTTTAGGCTACTTTGTGGTAGTTGCAGGTATTTTACTGGCATGGAGCGGTACCACGGTAGAAAATTCAAGTCCGATCATTGCCGTATCGTTTTTGATAGGTGCCTTCCTTTCGGCTTTCGCCGGATACCTGGGTATGCGTATAGCCACCAAAGCAAACGTGCGCACCACACAGGCAGCTAAAACAAGTTTGGCACAAGCCTTAAAAGTATCATTTACAGGTGGCACCGTGATGGGTTTAGGTGTGGCCGGTTTAGCTATTATTGGCCTTGGCTCACTATTCATTGTATTTTACACCATGTACGTAAAAAGTGTTGGCGGCAACGTTAACGGTCACGAAATGGAAAAGGCCCTTGAGGTTTTGGCAGGTTTCTCTTTAGGCGCCGAATCAATCGCTTTGTTTGCCCGTGTGGGTGGCGGTATTTACACTAAGGCGGCCGACGTAGGCGCCGACCTGGTAGGTAAAGTTGAAGCGGGTATTCCTGAAGACGACGTGCGCAATCCGGCCACTATTGCTGATAACGTTGGCGACAACGTAGGCGACGTTGCCGGTATGGGCGCCGACCTGTTCGGTTCGTACGTGGCAACCATGCTGGCTACCATGGTATTGGGCAGAGAAATTGTATCAAATGATAATATGGGCGGTATTGCCCCTGTGCTTTTGCCAATGGTGATTGCAGGTTTGGGTTTGATATTCTCAATTGTAGGCGCTGCATTTGTTCGCATTAAAAGCGAAAATGATAGCGTTCAGAACGCTTTAAATATTGGCAACTGGGCATCCATCGTGTTAACAGCCATTGCAACCTACTTTGTTGTACAGTGGATGCTACCTGAAGAAGCCATGCACCTTAACCGCGAGAAAGAAGGCGCTTTAGTTGAATTTACCAAGAACGGGGTTTTCGGTGCTATTGTGGTAGGATTGGTTGTAGGTACGTTAATGTCTATCATCACCGAGTATTATACCGCAATGGGTAAACGCCCTGTGCTAAGCATTATTAAACAATCATCAACCGGCCACGCTACTAATATCATCGGTGGTTTAGCTATCGGTATGGAATCAACCGTATTGCCTATCATTGTATTGGCTGCGGGTATTTATGGTTCATATTACTTTGCCGGTTTATATGGCGTGGCCATCGCAGCAGCGGGGATGATGGCTACTACTGCTATGCAGTTGGCTATTGACGCTTTCGGTCCTATTGCCGATAACGCCGGTGGTATTGCCGAAATGAGCCAGTTACCGCCGGAGGTTCGTCACCGTACAGATAACCTCGATGCTGTGGGTAACACCACTGCTGCAACAGGTAAAGGTTTTGCTATCGCCTCTGCAGCATTAACTTCGCTGGCTTTGTTCGCAGCTTTTGTGGGTGTTGCAGGCATTAGCCACATTGATATTTATAAAGCCGATGTATTAGCGGGTTTATTTGTAGGGGGTATGATCCCGTTCATCTTCTCGGCGCTTTGTATCTCGGCAGTAGGTCGTGCGGCCATGGCCATGGTGGAAGAAGTTCGCCGCCAGTTTAGAGAGATACCGGGTATTATGGAATACAAAGCCAAGCCTGAGTATGAAAAATGCGTTGCCATATCAACACAGGCTTCCATTCGCGAGATGGTTGCTCCCGGCTTAATTGCTTTGATAACACCCATTATTATTGGCTTTGCTTTCGGCCCCGAAGTTTTGGGCGGTTTATTGGCTGGCGTTACCGTATCGGGCGTGTTAATGGGTATCTTCCAGAGCAACGCAGGCGGCGCATGGGATAACGCCAAAAAATCATTTGAAAAAGGCTGCGAAATAAACGGCGAGATCTACTACAAAAAATCTGAGCCGCACAAAGCATCTGTAACCGGTGATACCGTAGGGGATCCGTTTAAAGACACCTCAGGTCCGTCAATGAATATTTTGATCAAGCTGATGTCTATCGTTTCATTAGTTATAGCGCCGCATTTGAGTAGCCCGACAGGTGAAATTGCAGCGAAAAGTAAGCTTCACAACACCACAGTTCAAACCGAACATGTGATCAAGGTCGATAATAAGATATAA
- a CDS encoding ABC transporter permease, producing the protein MLQNYITVAWRNMWKHKFFTLINIFGLSIGICFTLVIAVYVWQESSVNSQLRNADNQYIIQSKWKKPGLGYEMTTLAGLPQALKQNYPNLVANAYHWDGINSIVSKGDKHFQEILQVGDSSFINMYGFKLLDGDGATALKDPFSVVITEEKAIKYFGKTNCVGQTLTIESFKGEKHDFTVTGVLAKYRKNSVTNLIERSNSTFFLPAEAVKFLGRDLDSWSNVVVVGLLELKEGIKPADLVGPMKTLIKVNATPQIAANLDPYLINLQSYYQDNPVVKKTIFTLSCIALFILLMAVVNFVNICISSSSKRMKEMGVRKVLGGLRQQLIIQFLTESVLMVAIATLLSPGIYALSKPFFADLLSTEMTGILSLPYYFYLGLIAFALVIGILAGLYPALMLSSLKSVDSLKGKRDRVKDNVLFRKVLIGFQFSTAAVALIAAIVISAQIDLFFGKNLGFDKDYLIYAALPRDWSKTGVQKMERVRSELSQLPQVKSATLSWEIPDGGAVGYLQTYKFGADERQSFATTLMIADNQYANTYNIPLKAGEFFKKDYIQSDSALVVINEAQSKALGFKSPKEAIGRQFNAQYNPTFTICGVVANFQFGPMTGPVTPLMFMNVNQNNLYRYFSIKLRPGNTQADLAALQAKWTELMPGAPFEYNFMDDALAKIYRTEIQLKKASYLATGLAIVIVLLGLLGLISLSIQKRTREIGIRKVLGSSINGIVMLFLKDFVVVIAIAGLVACPLAYWMMNSWLNDYAYKTPLNVMPFGASLFSLLVVASVLITAQTIKAALANPVQSLRTE; encoded by the coding sequence ATGCTACAAAATTACATTACTGTTGCCTGGAGAAATATGTGGAAACATAAATTTTTCACACTCATTAATATTTTTGGCTTATCTATAGGTATATGTTTTACGCTTGTTATTGCTGTGTATGTGTGGCAGGAGTCGAGCGTTAACAGTCAGCTGAGAAACGCCGACAACCAGTACATTATTCAAAGCAAGTGGAAGAAACCCGGCTTGGGATATGAAATGACAACATTGGCAGGTTTGCCACAGGCCTTAAAGCAAAACTACCCTAACCTGGTGGCCAACGCTTACCATTGGGATGGTATCAACTCCATTGTTTCAAAGGGCGACAAACACTTCCAGGAAATTTTACAGGTTGGCGACAGCTCCTTTATCAATATGTACGGCTTTAAGCTGTTAGACGGTGACGGTGCAACCGCGCTGAAAGATCCTTTTTCGGTAGTGATAACAGAAGAAAAAGCCATTAAATACTTCGGCAAAACCAATTGCGTTGGGCAAACCCTTACCATAGAAAGCTTTAAAGGCGAAAAGCACGACTTTACCGTAACTGGCGTTTTAGCCAAATACCGTAAAAACTCGGTAACCAATCTTATTGAGCGAAGCAACAGCACATTCTTTCTTCCGGCTGAGGCAGTTAAGTTCTTGGGGCGTGATCTGGATAGTTGGAGCAATGTTGTGGTTGTAGGCTTGCTGGAATTAAAAGAAGGCATTAAGCCTGCCGACCTTGTTGGGCCAATGAAAACACTGATAAAGGTTAATGCCACACCTCAAATTGCGGCTAACCTTGACCCGTACCTGATTAACCTTCAATCCTATTACCAGGACAATCCGGTTGTTAAAAAAACAATATTCACACTAAGCTGCATAGCCTTATTTATACTGCTGATGGCGGTTGTTAATTTTGTGAATATCTGCATCAGCAGCTCATCTAAACGCATGAAGGAAATGGGGGTGCGCAAAGTTTTAGGTGGCTTAAGGCAGCAGCTCATTATTCAGTTTTTAACAGAATCTGTACTAATGGTTGCTATAGCAACCTTGTTATCTCCCGGAATATATGCGCTGTCCAAACCTTTCTTTGCTGATCTGCTATCTACAGAGATGACCGGCATATTATCTCTTCCTTACTATTTCTACCTCGGGTTGATCGCTTTCGCGCTGGTTATAGGGATTTTGGCGGGCTTATATCCTGCACTGATGCTATCCTCACTAAAGTCTGTTGATTCCCTTAAAGGCAAGCGCGACCGTGTAAAAGATAATGTGCTCTTCAGAAAGGTATTGATAGGCTTTCAATTCTCTACAGCGGCGGTGGCTTTAATTGCTGCCATAGTTATTTCCGCGCAGATAGACCTGTTCTTTGGCAAAAATCTGGGTTTTGATAAAGACTATTTGATATACGCTGCCTTGCCGAGGGACTGGTCAAAAACCGGCGTACAGAAAATGGAACGTGTTCGGTCCGAGCTATCTCAGTTGCCACAGGTTAAGTCGGCAACCTTATCGTGGGAAATTCCGGATGGCGGTGCTGTGGGCTACTTGCAAACCTACAAATTTGGGGCCGACGAACGTCAGTCTTTCGCTACCACACTAATGATAGCTGATAACCAGTATGCCAACACTTACAATATTCCATTAAAGGCGGGAGAGTTTTTTAAAAAGGATTACATACAATCTGATTCGGCTTTGGTTGTGATCAACGAGGCACAATCAAAAGCGCTGGGTTTTAAATCGCCCAAAGAAGCTATTGGTCGTCAGTTCAATGCACAATACAACCCTACATTTACCATATGCGGTGTAGTAGCCAATTTCCAGTTTGGCCCCATGACAGGACCTGTAACGCCTTTAATGTTTATGAATGTAAATCAAAACAACCTGTACCGGTACTTCTCCATCAAACTGAGGCCCGGTAACACCCAGGCCGATCTGGCGGCACTACAGGCAAAGTGGACCGAACTAATGCCCGGCGCGCCGTTTGAATATAATTTTATGGATGATGCGCTGGCTAAAATTTATAGAACAGAAATACAGTTAAAAAAAGCATCGTATCTGGCAACCGGTCTGGCAATAGTAATTGTGTTGTTGGGATTATTAGGTCTGATATCATTAAGCATTCAAAAACGTACGCGAGAGATAGGCATACGGAAGGTACTCGGTTCGTCAATCAACGGTATAGTAATGCTTTTCCTGAAAGATTTTGTAGTAGTTATAGCTATTGCCGGGTTAGTTGCCTGTCCGCTGGCATATTGGATGATGAATAGCTGGTTGAACGATTATGCTTATAAAACACCATTGAATGTTATGCCGTTCGGAGCATCGTTATTTTCGTTATTGGTTGTAGCCTCTGTATTAATAACGGCGCAGACCATAAAGGCAGCCTTAGCTAATCCGGTACAGAGCCTGAGAACGGAGTAA
- a CDS encoding amino acid permease, whose translation MRFKKPLNILLQEASETGEGTLKRTLSSFNLVTMGIGAIIGAGLFSLTGLAAANNAGPAVTIAFVIGAIGCAFAGLCYAEFASMIPIAGSAYTYSYATMGEFVAWIIGWDLVLEYALGAATVSISWSQYLVKLLHYFNLHIPPQFTMSPWESATLADGTVVSGYCNLPAVFIIVCLSLLLIRGSKESAFVNNLLVVLKVAVVLIFIAVGWQFIKPENHTPYIPENTGEFGHFGISGIFRGAAVVFFAFIGFDAVSTAAQEAKDPKRGMPIGIIGSLLVCTVLYVLFSHVMTGLANYTEFKDSAAPVAIAIAKTPYAWLQEGIIVAILAGYTSVILVMLMGQSRIFYTMSKDGLLPKVFSDVHKKFKTPYKANLFFAVFVSLFAAFVPVSVVGEMVSIGTLFAFVLVCIGVMVMRKSDPNTPRPFRAPWVPFVPIAGIIICLSMMVSLPADTWIRLAVWMALGFIIYFAYSKHHSLIRNGKVAVPKDPEPPMA comes from the coding sequence ATGCGATTTAAAAAGCCTCTAAACATTTTACTACAGGAAGCTTCCGAAACGGGCGAAGGCACATTGAAACGAACGCTAAGTAGTTTTAATTTGGTGACCATGGGGATCGGGGCTATAATTGGTGCCGGTTTATTCTCATTAACAGGCCTTGCGGCAGCTAACAATGCCGGTCCGGCTGTTACTATAGCATTTGTAATTGGTGCTATTGGCTGCGCATTTGCAGGTCTGTGCTATGCCGAATTTGCAAGTATGATCCCTATTGCCGGCTCTGCTTACACTTACTCTTACGCTACTATGGGTGAGTTTGTAGCCTGGATAATTGGTTGGGACCTTGTTTTGGAATATGCTTTGGGCGCGGCAACGGTTTCCATAAGCTGGTCGCAGTACCTGGTCAAGCTACTCCATTACTTTAATTTACATATCCCCCCACAGTTCACCATGTCGCCATGGGAGAGTGCTACATTGGCCGACGGTACCGTGGTAAGCGGCTACTGCAATTTGCCGGCTGTTTTTATCATCGTCTGTTTATCATTACTTTTAATAAGAGGCTCAAAAGAATCAGCTTTTGTTAACAACCTGTTGGTTGTATTGAAAGTAGCGGTGGTGCTAATATTTATCGCTGTAGGATGGCAATTCATTAAACCTGAAAATCATACGCCATATATTCCTGAAAATACCGGCGAATTCGGTCACTTTGGTATTTCAGGTATTTTCCGTGGTGCAGCGGTAGTATTCTTCGCTTTTATTGGTTTTGACGCTGTATCAACAGCAGCACAGGAAGCGAAAGATCCTAAGCGCGGTATGCCAATAGGTATCATCGGTTCCTTACTGGTTTGTACTGTTTTATATGTACTTTTCTCGCACGTTATGACCGGTTTAGCTAACTATACCGAGTTTAAAGACAGTGCAGCACCTGTAGCCATCGCTATTGCTAAAACACCTTACGCATGGTTGCAAGAGGGTATCATTGTAGCAATTTTAGCTGGTTATACCTCAGTAATTTTGGTGATGTTAATGGGCCAGTCGCGTATATTCTATACCATGTCAAAAGACGGGCTGTTACCTAAAGTATTTTCAGATGTACATAAAAAATTCAAAACGCCCTATAAAGCTAATCTGTTCTTTGCGGTGTTTGTGAGTTTATTTGCTGCGTTTGTACCGGTTTCTGTAGTAGGTGAAATGGTTTCTATAGGTACTTTGTTTGCGTTTGTGTTAGTATGTATAGGTGTTATGGTAATGCGTAAAAGTGATCCGAATACACCACGTCCGTTCAGGGCACCATGGGTGCCTTTTGTACCAATTGCTGGTATTATAATTTGTTTATCTATGATGGTTTCACTACCTGCTGATACCTGGATACGCTTAGCAGTTTGGATGGCTTTAGGATTCATCATCTACTTTGCGTACAGCAAACACCATTCGTTGATAAGAAACGGAAAGGTAGCAGTACCGAAAGATCCGGAGCCGCCAATGGCTTAA
- the dacB gene encoding D-alanyl-D-alanine carboxypeptidase/D-alanyl-D-alanine endopeptidase, with the protein MEKKRLAALSLFLLFGCAALGQSSLQQEISSAFNKLQADAQVKYGTVSLTVLDAQTGEQIFAGNANAGMAPGSTMKTVTTITAYNLLGSSFTYQTPFGYAGTITNGTLDGDIIIKGSGDPTLGSWRYDNTKTTNILNQLVATIKKAGITRINGRIIGDDSLYDTQAIPDGWIWQDMGTYYGAGVNALCWHENQFDINLRTGAVGAPVSITGSTPAMPYLNFKSELTTGAAGTGDQAYPYLPAGLSNVMYLRGTYATDKAEKSVATAIPDPAFDLAYRIADTLKRAGITVNGAPESSLTLTAKNQPVRRISNTLLNITSPTLGQIVYWTNRKSVNLYAEELLKAIAFKAGKTASTNNGVEVLKNYWKTRGFDPNAMDVADGSGLSPANRITSATIAGIMQSTRKETWYKEFYESLPIYNDMHMKSGSIYHVLAYTGFVTNNGRELCFSIMVNNYNGSTSGIKTKMFRVLDVLK; encoded by the coding sequence ATGGAGAAGAAGAGGTTAGCAGCACTTAGTTTATTTTTATTGTTTGGATGCGCGGCATTGGGTCAGTCATCGCTGCAACAGGAAATATCATCGGCTTTTAATAAGCTACAGGCCGATGCGCAGGTAAAATATGGTACGGTATCATTAACCGTACTGGATGCCCAAACCGGCGAGCAGATCTTTGCCGGCAATGCTAATGCAGGTATGGCACCCGGTTCAACCATGAAAACGGTTACCACCATAACCGCCTATAACTTGTTGGGCAGCAGCTTTACCTATCAAACGCCTTTTGGCTATGCCGGAACTATTACAAATGGCACTTTGGATGGCGACATCATCATAAAAGGCAGCGGCGACCCTACGCTTGGCAGCTGGCGTTACGATAACACTAAAACCACCAACATATTAAATCAGTTGGTGGCCACCATCAAAAAGGCTGGCATTACCCGCATAAACGGCAGAATTATTGGCGATGACTCGCTTTATGATACGCAGGCCATTCCGGATGGTTGGATCTGGCAGGACATGGGCACCTATTACGGTGCAGGCGTTAACGCTCTTTGCTGGCACGAAAACCAGTTTGATATAAATTTACGCACAGGTGCTGTAGGTGCTCCGGTAAGCATTACAGGCTCCACCCCTGCAATGCCTTATCTTAATTTTAAAAGCGAATTAACTACAGGCGCCGCAGGCACTGGCGACCAGGCCTATCCTTATTTACCTGCGGGACTTAGCAACGTGATGTACCTGCGTGGCACCTACGCTACTGATAAAGCAGAAAAATCTGTAGCAACAGCTATTCCCGACCCGGCTTTTGATCTGGCTTACCGAATAGCCGATACACTGAAACGCGCAGGCATTACAGTTAACGGCGCTCCCGAATCAAGCTTAACCTTAACGGCTAAAAACCAGCCGGTTCGTCGCATTAGCAATACACTGCTCAATATCACCTCTCCAACTTTGGGGCAGATAGTTTACTGGACCAACCGCAAAAGCGTTAACCTGTATGCTGAAGAGTTATTAAAAGCGATTGCCTTTAAAGCCGGAAAAACAGCCTCCACCAACAATGGCGTAGAGGTACTAAAAAACTACTGGAAAACCCGCGGCTTTGACCCTAACGCTATGGACGTTGCCGACGGCAGCGGTCTTTCGCCCGCCAACCGCATTACCTCTGCCACCATAGCCGGTATTATGCAAAGCACCCGTAAAGAAACCTGGTACAAAGAGTTTTACGAGAGCCTGCCTATTTATAATGATATGCACATGAAAAGCGGCAGTATTTACCACGTGCTGGCCTATACCGGTTTCGTTACCAATAATGGGCGTGAACTGTGTTTTTCTATTATGGTTAATAATTATAACGGCAGTACCAGCGGGATCAAAACAAAGATGTTTAGGGTGCTGGATGTGTTGAAGTGA
- a CDS encoding MarC family protein → MHSFTFNFREIVSVTMILFAIIDIIGSVPVIIEMRRRAGHVESEKASIAVLGLMIAFLLIGENILSIIGLDVASFAIAGSLVIFIIAMEILGIHLFKADESLPSTVSIVPLAFPLIAGAGTMTTLLSLKSQYATQNIIVAIVINTLFVYMVLKNVKWIEKLLGRGGIEILRKAFGVILLAIAIKLFRNNTGL, encoded by the coding sequence ATGCACTCATTCACTTTTAATTTCAGGGAGATAGTTTCTGTAACCATGATCCTGTTTGCCATTATTGATATTATTGGTTCGGTACCGGTAATTATTGAAATGCGCAGAAGGGCAGGGCATGTGGAGTCTGAAAAGGCAAGTATTGCCGTACTGGGGCTCATGATAGCTTTCTTACTGATAGGCGAAAATATCCTTTCCATCATTGGCTTAGATGTGGCATCGTTTGCTATTGCCGGCTCGTTGGTAATATTCATCATAGCTATGGAGATATTAGGCATACACCTTTTTAAAGCCGATGAAAGCCTGCCATCAACTGTATCTATTGTTCCGCTTGCTTTTCCGCTCATAGCCGGTGCCGGCACTATGACAACGCTGCTATCGCTTAAATCTCAATATGCAACGCAAAACATCATAGTCGCTATTGTTATCAATACCCTGTTTGTGTACATGGTGCTCAAAAACGTTAAGTGGATTGAAAAGCTATTGGGCAGGGGTGGTATTGAGATATTACGCAAAGCTTTTGGGGTTATTTTGCTGGCCATTGCTATAAAGTTGTTCAGGAATAATACAGGGCTGTAG